Proteins encoded in a region of the Gordonia crocea genome:
- a CDS encoding MGMT family protein, with amino-acid sequence MGRVTDDDVERVRALVAAVPAGSVTTYGDLAAAAGLSSPRIVGWIMRTDSADLPWHRVISASGRPPAHLASRQLSRLAQEGVPVVDGRVVLRRCRWTPDAP; translated from the coding sequence ATGGGCCGGGTCACCGACGACGACGTGGAGCGGGTCCGCGCGCTTGTCGCGGCCGTCCCGGCCGGGTCGGTCACCACCTACGGCGACCTGGCCGCCGCGGCGGGGTTGTCCAGCCCGCGCATCGTCGGGTGGATCATGCGGACCGATTCCGCCGATCTGCCCTGGCACCGCGTGATCAGTGCGAGCGGGCGCCCGCCCGCGCACCTGGCCTCGCGCCAATTGTCGCGCCTGGCGCAAGAGGGCGTGCCCGTCGTCGACGGGCGGGTCGTCCTGCGCCGCTGCCGCTGGACACCCGACGCCCCCTGA
- a CDS encoding alpha/beta fold hydrolase: MTELSVETFGPADSDRVVLALHGLTGHGRRWARLATDLPDHRVVAPDLLGHGESPWEPPWSYDAHLHALDSLVAQTDSPLTVVGHSFGGALAIRLAQRHPDRVRALVLLDPAQGLDPGRALEVAAASMAHWTYPSPSAARDAKRAEGWADIPDEVLDEEIAVHLQPSESLGLPAGAYGWRVSQPAAATAWSEMATPAELPPPTVPTDVVVADRVAPPLVSPAFLKACARERPNSVRIHHADCEHMVPFLVPELVARLVRAATGSD, translated from the coding sequence ATGACTGAGCTCTCCGTCGAGACCTTCGGACCGGCCGATTCCGACCGGGTCGTCCTCGCCCTGCACGGGTTGACCGGGCACGGCCGCCGGTGGGCCCGGTTGGCTACCGATCTGCCCGATCACCGCGTCGTCGCCCCCGACCTACTCGGCCACGGCGAATCCCCCTGGGAACCGCCGTGGTCCTATGACGCCCACCTGCACGCCCTCGATTCGCTTGTCGCGCAAACGGATTCTCCGCTCACCGTCGTCGGACACTCGTTTGGCGGTGCGCTGGCGATCCGGCTGGCGCAGCGCCACCCCGACCGGGTCCGCGCCCTGGTGCTGCTGGATCCCGCGCAAGGCCTGGATCCCGGGCGCGCCCTCGAGGTGGCCGCGGCCAGCATGGCCCACTGGACCTACCCGTCGCCGTCGGCGGCCCGCGACGCCAAGCGCGCCGAGGGGTGGGCCGACATCCCCGACGAGGTCCTCGACGAGGAGATCGCCGTGCACCTGCAACCGTCGGAATCCCTCGGGTTGCCGGCGGGGGCCTACGGCTGGCGCGTCAGCCAACCCGCCGCGGCCACCGCGTGGAGCGAGATGGCCACCCCCGCCGAACTGCCGCCGCCGACGGTGCCCACCGACGTCGTCGTCGCCGACCGGGTGGCGCCACCGCTGGTCAGCCCGGCGTTTCTCAAAGCCTGCGCACGCGAGCGGCCCAACTCGGTGCGCATCCATCACGCCGACTGCGAACACATGGTCCCGTTCCTGGTGCCCGAGCTCGTCGCCCGTCTGGTCCGCGCGGCCACCGGGTCGGACTGA
- a CDS encoding ATP-dependent helicase: MVSSPQRPLVRTTLVGAQAAPTAAREWPAPVARLIETPVLADPEQPWLPYRVHGGPGSGKTSVIVDAAVARLTDPSIAPGSVLVLAASRRAGSVLREQITRAVLAAGGSPTGAVREPLVRTIHSYAFAILRLQAQAHDNPPPRLITGSEQDVVLRELLAGDVADGAADWPESLRPALLTDGFAQALRDLLMRAAERGAGPEELVRLGRRHRRPEWVAAGKMFAQYEQTMLLRGAVGVGSPQASAPAVDAAELVGSALSAFATDPDLLAAQRARIRHLLVDDAQHLDPQAAHLVRLIGTGADSTIIATDPDQSIFGFRGASPRFSAELVDPSSPRDIALTQSYRATPAVAAVGAALAARLPGARPHRYPEPEPDGPTGTAEVKVFASAAKEATAVADMLRRAHLFDDVAWSSMAVIVRSVPRALPALRRAFRAAGVPVATPASDLPLHRQRAVTAFLVALLAADGSVLPAESVITLLTGPIGSADPAALRRLRRGVRRVDDTVDSIDALGGALADDAAAQRYLATLSDAEARPLVRVRAVVAAARRAIDAHRSVEEVLWEAWSASGLERRWAPAALRGGPAGEQADRDLDAMLALFEAAESFADNLPSAGVTAFVDHVEALQIPRDSRASAVRDEAVTICSAHAAAGREWDVVAVPAVLDGLWPSLRPRGSVLATGALVDLLDGIDPEAVDTVARSAVALADERRLLLVACSRARRRLMVSAVEDGSGEAAPSRFIGEIAAALGQTGGVEAEPDALPVDPGVDRVLSLPSLVAALRSEVLAGVGGDGGSDSGPTPRAVAAAELLARLADHDIPGAHPRDWFGLAPASTDDPLWVPADGPRRLSPSNIESLTRCSLRWVLEGNGGRDGDETPAVTGTLVHTLVQALAGQISPTEATEALRGIWDRVDTGADWFSRRELARAEQMLDNFRGWLTASRDELTAVGTEVPVDAELAAEPGLPGADIPVRIVGRIDRLETDRADRPVIVDVKTGKSVPTKEVAREHPQLATYQLALHLGGVPGFPAGIEPGGGELVYVASPNQKTGAAVREQPALTPELIDGWKVVLRAAAAGSVGPVFTAVQNDGCGHCGLHTSCPAQLTGRSVVDD, encoded by the coding sequence ATGGTCAGCAGCCCCCAGCGCCCGTTGGTGCGCACGACGCTCGTCGGTGCGCAGGCGGCGCCGACGGCGGCTCGGGAGTGGCCGGCGCCGGTGGCGCGGCTGATCGAAACCCCGGTGTTGGCCGATCCCGAGCAGCCGTGGCTGCCCTACCGCGTGCACGGCGGGCCGGGGAGCGGCAAGACCTCGGTGATCGTCGACGCCGCGGTGGCGCGGCTCACCGATCCGTCGATAGCCCCGGGATCGGTGTTGGTGCTGGCGGCGAGCCGGCGCGCCGGAAGCGTGTTGCGCGAGCAGATCACCCGCGCCGTCCTCGCGGCCGGCGGCTCGCCGACCGGGGCGGTGCGCGAACCACTCGTCCGGACGATCCACTCCTACGCCTTCGCCATCCTGCGCTTGCAGGCGCAGGCGCACGACAATCCGCCGCCGCGGCTCATCACCGGGTCGGAGCAGGATGTCGTGCTGCGCGAGTTGTTGGCCGGCGACGTCGCCGACGGCGCAGCGGACTGGCCGGAGTCGCTGCGCCCGGCCCTGCTCACCGACGGCTTCGCCCAGGCGCTGCGCGACTTGCTGATGCGGGCCGCCGAACGGGGTGCGGGACCCGAGGAACTGGTTCGGCTGGGTCGCCGTCACCGCCGGCCGGAATGGGTGGCGGCGGGGAAGATGTTCGCGCAGTACGAGCAGACCATGCTGCTGCGCGGCGCGGTCGGCGTCGGGTCCCCGCAGGCCAGCGCTCCCGCGGTGGACGCCGCAGAACTGGTCGGCTCGGCGTTGTCGGCCTTCGCCACCGACCCCGACCTCCTCGCCGCTCAGCGCGCCCGGATCCGGCACCTGCTGGTCGACGACGCCCAACACCTCGACCCGCAGGCCGCGCACCTGGTCCGGCTGATCGGCACGGGCGCCGACTCGACGATCATCGCGACGGATCCGGACCAGTCGATCTTCGGCTTCCGCGGGGCCTCACCGCGGTTCTCGGCGGAACTGGTCGATCCCTCCTCCCCGCGCGACATCGCCTTGACGCAGTCGTACCGGGCGACCCCGGCCGTCGCCGCCGTCGGCGCGGCCCTCGCCGCCCGCCTGCCGGGGGCGCGGCCCCACCGGTATCCGGAACCCGAACCGGACGGACCGACCGGTACCGCGGAGGTGAAAGTGTTCGCGTCGGCGGCGAAAGAGGCCACCGCCGTCGCCGACATGCTGCGCCGCGCCCACCTGTTCGACGACGTGGCGTGGTCGTCGATGGCCGTCATCGTCCGCTCGGTACCGCGGGCCCTGCCCGCACTGCGCCGGGCGTTCCGCGCGGCCGGCGTCCCCGTCGCCACCCCCGCCTCGGATCTGCCGCTGCACCGCCAGCGGGCGGTGACGGCCTTCCTCGTCGCGCTGCTGGCCGCCGACGGCTCGGTGTTGCCGGCCGAGTCGGTCATCACGCTGCTCACCGGGCCGATCGGCAGCGCGGACCCGGCGGCGCTGCGGCGGCTGCGGCGCGGGGTCCGGCGCGTCGACGACACCGTCGATTCGATCGACGCGCTGGGCGGCGCCCTCGCCGACGACGCCGCAGCGCAGCGATACCTGGCGACGCTCAGCGACGCCGAGGCGCGGCCGCTGGTCCGGGTGCGCGCGGTGGTGGCCGCCGCGCGGCGGGCCATCGACGCGCACCGGTCGGTCGAGGAAGTCCTCTGGGAGGCGTGGTCGGCGTCCGGGCTGGAACGCCGGTGGGCCCCGGCGGCGTTGCGCGGCGGCCCGGCCGGCGAGCAGGCCGACCGCGACCTCGACGCGATGCTCGCCTTGTTCGAGGCGGCCGAGTCCTTCGCCGACAACCTGCCGAGCGCCGGGGTCACCGCGTTCGTCGACCACGTCGAAGCCCTGCAGATCCCGCGGGACTCGCGGGCGAGCGCGGTGCGCGACGAAGCCGTCACCATCTGTTCGGCCCACGCCGCCGCCGGGCGGGAGTGGGACGTGGTGGCGGTGCCGGCGGTACTCGACGGGCTGTGGCCCTCGCTGCGGCCCCGCGGCAGCGTGCTCGCGACCGGCGCGCTGGTCGACCTGCTCGACGGCATCGACCCCGAGGCGGTCGACACCGTCGCGCGCAGCGCCGTCGCACTCGCCGACGAGCGGCGGTTGCTGTTGGTGGCCTGCTCCCGGGCCCGGCGGCGGCTGATGGTGAGCGCGGTCGAGGACGGCAGCGGTGAGGCGGCGCCGTCACGGTTCATCGGGGAGATCGCCGCGGCACTGGGCCAGACCGGCGGCGTGGAGGCGGAGCCGGATGCCCTGCCGGTCGACCCGGGGGTCGACCGCGTGCTGTCCCTGCCGTCGCTGGTGGCGGCGTTGCGCTCGGAGGTGCTCGCCGGTGTTGGCGGCGACGGGGGTTCGGATTCCGGCCCGACCCCGCGCGCGGTCGCGGCCGCCGAACTGCTGGCGCGGCTGGCCGATCACGACATCCCCGGCGCGCACCCGCGCGACTGGTTCGGCCTGGCGCCGGCCAGCACCGACGACCCGCTGTGGGTGCCGGCCGACGGGCCGCGACGACTCTCCCCGTCGAACATCGAGTCGCTGACGCGCTGCTCGTTGCGTTGGGTCCTCGAGGGCAACGGCGGGCGCGACGGGGATGAGACGCCGGCGGTCACCGGCACCCTTGTCCACACGCTGGTGCAGGCGCTGGCCGGACAGATCAGCCCGACCGAGGCGACCGAGGCGTTGCGGGGGATCTGGGACCGCGTCGACACCGGCGCCGACTGGTTTTCCCGGCGTGAACTCGCGCGGGCCGAGCAGATGCTCGACAACTTCCGCGGCTGGCTGACCGCCTCGCGCGACGAACTCACCGCCGTGGGCACCGAGGTCCCCGTCGACGCCGAGCTCGCCGCCGAGCCGGGACTGCCCGGTGCCGATATCCCGGTCCGGATCGTCGGGCGGATCGACCGGTTGGAGACAGACCGGGCCGACCGGCCCGTCATCGTCGACGTGAAGACCGGCAAGAGCGTGCCCACCAAGGAGGTCGCCCGCGAACACCCGCAGCTGGCCACCTACCAATTGGCCCTGCACCTGGGCGGGGTCCCGGGATTCCCGGCCGGAATCGAGCCGGGCGGTGGGGAACTGGTCTACGTCGCGAGCCCCAACCAGAAGACCGGAGCCGCGGTGCGCGAACAGCCGGCGCTCACCCCGGAACTGATCGACGGGTGGAAGGTGGTCCTGCGCGCGGCGGCCGCCGGCAGCGTGGGACCGGTGTTCACCGCCGTCCAGAACGACGGGTGCGGGCACTGCGGGTTGCACACGTCGTGCCCGGCCCAGCTCACCGGGCGGAGCGTCGTCGATGACTGA